In Ctenopharyngodon idella isolate HZGC_01 chromosome 2, HZGC01, whole genome shotgun sequence, the following are encoded in one genomic region:
- the nos1apb gene encoding carboxyl-terminal PDZ ligand of neuronal nitric oxide synthase protein: MLEKSKYNLVDDSMDQRIPADNEGHFQHGLTFEVKFIGSLDIVRPKSRIEILAAMRRIRYEFKIKNIKKKKVSLIVSVDGVKVVLRKKKKKYEYSWDESQMTLAQDPIFRIFYVSHDSQDLKIFSYIARDKKSNVFRCNVFKSKRKSQAMRIVRTVGQAFEVCHKQSLDNADAWLVKGEEERSRDETPVSGNTTEESDNAGLEKDDKVYEAPVLVMESSRLASPLSSPLTVSHQVQLLQRQLQQQEQRSQAASAQVVLLQQQLSVETSARTEAQARVQQLLQQNTELLQHLSLLVKHVQELELRTQPHKNSPLGSQDSLLEIALRANMPAVSRDPIPNPPSSARGGFPLSNSLVRQDSFHFFTESSDQEKKPEQDRDSGQGQDEDQSVGSSPPGNQFLSALNTPGFRESGIASGYESNTDESDDRDSWGQ, translated from the exons ATGCTGGAGAAgagtaaatataatttagtagaCGACTCAATGGATCAGAGGATTCCTGCTGATAATGAAGGGCATTTCCAGCATGGGCTCACATTCGAGGTGAAG TTCATAGGGAGCCTGGATATTGTGCGACCTAAAAGCAGGATTGAAATATTGGCCGCTATGAGACGAATACGG TATGAGTTTAAAATTAAGAACATCaagaagaagaaagtcagtctTATTGTGTCAGTGGATGGTGTCAAGGTAGTTTTGCGGAAAAAGAAAAAG AAATATGAATATAGCTGGGATGAAAGTCAAATGACACTGGCCCAAGACCCCATTTTCAG aatatttTACGTATCACATGACTCACAGGACCTGAAGATATTCAGTTATATAGCAAGAGACAAGAAAAGCAATGTGTTCCGCTGCAATGTCTTTAAATCCAAGAGAAAG AGCCAAGCCATGAGGATAGTGCGGACCGTGGGTCAGGCGTTTGAGGTGTGTCATAAACAGAGTCTAGACAATGCTGACG CATGGCTTGTAAAaggagaggaggagagaagcAGAGATGAAACTCCGGTTTCTGGCAACACCACTGAGGAATCAGACAATGCTGGCCTGGAGAAAGATGACAAG GTGTATGAAGCACCAGTGCTGGTGATGGAGTCATCCAGGCTGGCGTCTCCTCTCTCCAGCCCTCTAACTGTGAGCCATCAGGTGCAGCTCCTGCAGAGGCAGCTACAGCAGCAGGAGCAGAGGAGTCAAGCCGCCTCTGCACAG GTGGTTCTGCTGCAGCAGCAGCTGTCAGTGGAGACCAGCGCCAGGACAGAGGCTCAGGCGAGAGTCCAGCAGCTCCTGCAACAGAACACTGAACTCCTGCAGCATCTCTCGCTTCTGGTCAAACATGTGCAAGAGCTGGAGCTTCGCACTCAACCACACAAGAACTCTCCCT TGGGATCTCAAGACAGCCTTCTGGAAATCGCCCTGCGTGCCAACATGCCAGCTGTATCACGTGACCCTATCCCAAATCCCCCCTCAAGTGCTCGAGGGGGCTTCCCTCTCTCAAACAGCCTGGTTCGACAGGATAGCTTTCATTTCTTCACAGAATCTTCAGACCAGGAGAAGAAGCCAGAGCAGGACCGTGACTCAGGTCAGGGTCAGGATGAAGATCAGTCGGTAGGTTCCTCTCCTCCAGGGAACCAGTTCCTCAGTGCACTGAACACACCTGGATTCAGAGAGTCAGGTATCGCATCCGGTTATGAATCTAACACGGATGAGAGCGATGACCGGGACAGCTGGGGCCAGTAA
- the rgs5b gene encoding regulator of G-protein signaling 5b — MCRALEHLPITCLERAKELKARFGNFLLKQELNIMGHSQKTDKLTLENRQKWSQSFHELLLHKEGLCAFTAFLSSEYSEENIAFYLACEDYRNTKNSSKLCCKAKKIYEEFICSDAPREVNLDHETRTITLKNMEQPKQSCFTLAQSKIYTLMEKDCYPRFLKSTVYQELITQHLG; from the exons ATGTGCCGAGCACTAGAGCATCTGCCAATCACCTGTCTGGAAAG GGCAAAAGAGCTCAAGGCTCGGTTTGGAAATTTTCTGCTAAAGCAAGAGCTTAATATCATGGGCCACTCGCAAAAAACTGACAAGCTAACACTGGAGAACAGACAAAAATGGAGCCAATCTTTCCATGAACTCCTGCTTCACAAAG AAGGACTGTGCGCTTTCACAGCTTTCCTGTCATCTGAGTACAGTGAAGAAAATATTGCTTTCTATTTGGCCTGTGAGGACTACAGGAACACAAAGAACTCCTCAAAGCTGTGCTGCAAGGCCAAGAAAATCTATGAGGAGTTCATCTGCTCTGACGCACCAAGAGAG GTTAATCTTGATCATGAAACTAGAACCATCACCTTGAAGAATATGGAGCAACCCAAACAGTCCTGCTTCACCCTCGCCCAGAGTAAAATTTACACCCTCATGGAGAAAGACTGCTACCCTCGTTTCCTCAAATCAACAGTCTACCAGGAACTCATCACACAACATTTGGGTTAA